The Cronobacter sakazakii genome has a window encoding:
- the nlpD gene encoding murein hydrolase activator NlpD: MSAGSPTFTARRVAALSLISLCLAACNSNNSSAPAPVSSVGGSASSSAEASSGAGGGMIMPPSNISTQASQPQIQPAPVQPQISQPRQTQAIPDEPVQTQNGRIVYNRKYGNIPKGSYAGGSTYTVKRGDTLFYIAWITGNDFRDLAQRNHIEAPYSLNVGQTLQVGNASGTPITGGNAITQADASAQGIVSKPAQNTSTVVASKPTIIYSEDSGEQSANKMLPGNVSSGAVVAPSTAPVVSTQEPTVSSTTNSAPVATWRWPTEGNVIENFSAAEGGNKGIDIAGSKGQAIIATADGRVVYAGNALRGYGNLIIIKHNDDYLSAYAHNDTMLVREQQEVKAGQKIATMGSSGTSSTRLHFEIRYKGKSVNPLRYLPQR, encoded by the coding sequence ATGAGCGCGGGAAGCCCAACCTTCACAGCACGCCGTGTCGCGGCGCTGTCACTGATTTCGCTTTGTCTGGCGGCATGTAATTCAAATAACTCCTCCGCACCGGCGCCTGTCAGTTCCGTTGGCGGCAGCGCGAGCAGCAGCGCAGAAGCCAGTTCCGGCGCAGGCGGCGGGATGATTATGCCGCCATCGAATATCTCCACGCAGGCAAGCCAGCCGCAGATTCAACCAGCGCCGGTGCAGCCGCAGATAAGCCAGCCGCGTCAGACGCAGGCGATCCCTGATGAGCCGGTTCAGACCCAGAACGGCCGTATTGTTTACAATCGCAAGTATGGGAATATTCCGAAAGGCAGCTATGCGGGCGGTAGCACCTATACCGTAAAACGCGGGGATACGCTGTTTTATATCGCCTGGATTACCGGGAACGATTTCCGTGACCTCGCGCAGCGTAACCATATTGAAGCCCCGTACAGCCTTAATGTCGGTCAGACGTTGCAGGTAGGTAACGCATCTGGTACGCCGATCACAGGTGGCAATGCAATTACACAAGCTGATGCAAGCGCACAAGGAATAGTCTCAAAACCTGCGCAAAATACCAGCACAGTGGTTGCGTCGAAACCGACAATTATTTACTCTGAGGATTCAGGTGAACAGAGTGCTAACAAAATGTTGCCTGGGAATGTGAGCTCTGGGGCAGTCGTGGCTCCTTCCACAGCACCTGTTGTTAGCACGCAAGAACCGACCGTAAGCAGCACGACCAATAGCGCACCTGTCGCTACCTGGCGCTGGCCGACTGAAGGCAACGTTATCGAGAACTTCTCCGCCGCTGAAGGGGGGAACAAAGGGATCGATATCGCAGGCAGCAAAGGACAGGCAATCATCGCGACCGCAGATGGTCGTGTTGTGTACGCCGGTAATGCGCTTCGCGGTTACGGTAATCTTATTATCATCAAACACAACGATGATTACCTGAGTGCCTACGCCCATAACGACACAATGCTGGTCCGGGAACAACAAGAAGTTAAGGCGGGGCAGAAAATCGCTACCATGGGTAGCTCCGGAACCAGTTCAACACGCTTACATTTTGAAATTCGTTACAAGGGGAAATCCGTAAACCCGCTGCGCTATTTGCCGCAGCGATAA
- the rpoS gene encoding RNA polymerase sigma factor RpoS, whose amino-acid sequence MNQNTLKVHDLNEDAEFDENGVEAFDEKALVEEEPSDNDLAEEELLSQGSTQRVLDATQLYLGEIGYSPLLTAEEEVYFARRALRGDVASRRRMIESNLRLVVKIARRYSNRGLALLDLIEEGNLGLIRAVEKFDPERGFRFSTYATWWIRQTIERAIMNQTRTIRLPIHIVKELNVYLRTARELSHKLDHEPSAEEIAEQLDKPVDDVSRMLRLNERITSVDTPLGGDSEKALLDILADEKDNGPEDTTQDDDMKQSIVKWLFELNAKQREVLARRFGLLGYEAATLEDVGREIGLTRERVRQIQVEGLRRLREILQGQGLNIEALFRE is encoded by the coding sequence ATGAATCAGAATACGCTGAAAGTTCATGACTTAAATGAAGACGCGGAATTTGATGAGAACGGAGTAGAGGCTTTTGACGAAAAAGCCTTGGTAGAAGAGGAACCCAGTGATAACGACCTGGCTGAAGAAGAGCTGCTGTCGCAGGGTTCAACACAGCGTGTATTAGATGCAACTCAGCTGTATCTTGGTGAGATTGGTTATTCGCCTCTGCTAACCGCTGAAGAAGAAGTTTATTTCGCACGCCGCGCTCTGCGTGGTGATGTAGCCTCCCGCCGTCGCATGATCGAAAGTAACCTGCGTCTGGTGGTGAAGATTGCCCGCCGTTACAGCAATCGTGGTCTGGCGCTGCTGGATCTGATTGAAGAGGGCAACCTGGGGCTTATCCGCGCTGTTGAGAAATTTGACCCGGAACGCGGGTTCCGTTTCTCTACGTACGCAACCTGGTGGATTCGTCAGACCATCGAACGGGCAATCATGAACCAAACCCGTACGATTCGCCTGCCGATTCACATCGTAAAAGAGCTTAACGTCTATCTGCGTACCGCTCGTGAACTGTCGCATAAACTGGACCACGAACCGAGTGCAGAAGAGATTGCAGAACAGCTGGATAAACCGGTTGATGACGTTAGCCGTATGCTGCGCCTGAACGAGCGTATTACCTCTGTTGACACCCCGCTGGGTGGTGATTCAGAGAAAGCGCTGCTGGATATCCTGGCCGATGAGAAAGACAACGGCCCGGAAGACACCACGCAAGACGATGATATGAAACAGAGCATCGTCAAATGGCTGTTCGAACTGAACGCCAAACAGCGTGAAGTTCTGGCCCGTCGTTTCGGTCTGCTCGGTTACGAAGCGGCAACGCTTGAAGATGTCGGTCGTGAAATTGGCCTGACTCGTGAACGCGTTCGCCAGATTCAGGTTGAAGGCCTGCGCCGTCTGCGTGAAATTCTGCAGGGCCAGGGGCTGAACATCGAAGCGCTGTTCCGCGAATAA